The DNA region CCACTCTCGCTACCTCGGCCAGAAGGGCCCGACCGCCTCGCGCTCGTACCTGAACTTTCACTGGACCGACGTCACCGTCACCGACGCGGGGGCTGACGGGAACTGACGGGCCGCCGCACCTTAGAAAGCGACCGCGCGCACCGGTGCCCCGTCGACGGCACCGAGGCGCAGTGGAAAGATGCCGAGGCGCTCTCGGTCGCCAAGAGCATCGAGCCCGCGCGCGTTCTCGACGATGAGGCCGTCTTGCCCAAGCACGACCGCGTGCACCGGGAAGTCAGCCGACGGGGTCTGATCGGGGCTCAGCGTGTCAACGACGAGCACGCGCATGCCGAGCTGCCAGAGCTTCTCGGCCGCCGCTTTGTCGATGAAGGGGTGCTCGAGGTACGCGGGCGTGCCGAAGTGTCGGTGCCAGCCCGTCGCGATCGCGACGATGCGCGGAACCTCGGTGAGGGCATCGAGCCCCAGCTCGCCCGCGGTCAGCGCGCGGCCGGCGGCGGCAACCCCCTCGGCATGAATGATGAGCGCCTCGCCGACGAGCTCGTCAAGCGAGACCTCGGCGAGGGTGCGCCCTCCCTGTACCGTGTGCGAGGGGGCATCGAGGTGGGTTCCGCTGTGGCTGCCGAGGTGCAGCTCGCTCACGGCCACCCCGTCACGCTCGAGCGTGAGGGCGTCGGCAATCGCCACCTCGGGGTCACCCGGATACACGGGCATCGCGGTACGCAGTTCGTGGCTGAGGTCGATCATGTACTGATCCTTTCATTACATGCTGTGTGGGAGGGCGGGCCGGGGCGAGCGCGGGCCGGCTCCCGCGAGACTCGCTCGGTGGCGTGCGTTCTGGGCCGATCCGCCCTCGAGCGCATCGTTTTGGGCTAATCCACTCTCGAGCGCATCGTTTTTGCCGCTACTTGACGAAAAGCAGGGTATTTTCGAAGAAACACCCTGCTTTTCGTCAAGTGGACGCGAATTCTGCAAACACAGGAGGGCAGAAGCGCGGCAGCCCCGAAACGCGGCAGCCCCGAAGCCCCAACCCACCGCAGCGGATCAGTCCCGGCCACCGGCCCGGAGGCAAGCAGCGCCGGGACAACGGGCCGCCGGAGCAGCGGGCCGCCGGGGCAGCCCGACCCGCCCCGCCCCTACTCGTCGGCGAGCGTCGGAATGCTCACGGTCTCGCCGAGGTGCCCCTTATCGGTACCCGCAAACCGCGCCCTCGTCGAGAGGCTCAGCACGAAGTAGAGCAGGAACGAGACGACGAACGCGGGAATGGTCGCGCCGATGGGGCTTGGCCAGACGTAGGTGAGTAGGTATGACGCGCCGGCTCCGATGATCCACACGCCGACCGCGACCCAGTTGACGCCGCGGGTGTACCAGTAGCGGCCGCCCGAGTCGCGCAGGATGTCGTGCATGTACGAGCGGCGCTTGATGAGGTAGTAGTCGACGATCATGATGGCGAAGACGGGCACGAAGAAGGCGCCGATCATCGTCAGGAAGTCGGTGAAGTGGTCGAGCAGGCCGAGCAGGGTTGAGCCCGCGATCGAGGTTCCGCCGAGCACGAGCGCGGTGGGCAAGAACTTCAGGCGCAGCTGCGGGCGGGCGTTGATGACCGAGGTGACCATGCCGTAGACGACCATCGTGTTCGTGGCCATGACCGAGAAGAAGATCACGAGGGCGAGCGGCGCACCGAAGCTGCCCACGATGACGGTCGGATCAAACTCGGCCGCATCCTTGCCCGAGAGAATGACGTAGCTGAAGGCAACGAGGCCGAGCGTCATGGCGCACACCGTTGACAGCGTGTAGCCGATGCCCGAGCCGATCATGCCGGCCTTCGAGTTGCGCGCGAGGCGGTTGAAGTCGGCCGACAGCACCGTCCACGAGATCGCGGTCGAGATGACGATATCGAGCACCGTGATGCCGCTGAGGCCGAGGCTCTCATCGACGGGGATCGCCTGGTATTCACCGAGCGAGAAGGTCGAGAAGGCCGTGTAAAACACGTAGCCCATGATCGCGAGAATGAGCAACGCCATCCACGGCTCAACCTTCGCGATGCCCTCGTGGCCGAAGATCGCGAGGCAGACGACGAGGCTCTGGCAGAGCACCGAGAAGAGAATGGGGTTCGAGAAGCCGGTGAGCTCGGCGACCAAGAAGTTCACCGTGACGCCGGCGAGCATCGCCTGCACCCAGCTCCAGCCCATGAGAATGATGACGTTCGCGGCGACCGGCAGCAGCGATCCGCGAAGGCCAAAGGCACCGCGGGTTGCGGCCATGGTGGGCAGACCGGTGCGGGTGCCGATGTTGCCGATGAGGGTGAGCACGATCATGCCGACGAGCGTGCCCGTGAGAATCATCGAGAAGGCGGTGCCAAACGAGACGCCGGGCACGAAGAGCGTGCCCGTGAGCAACGTGGTCACGACGAGGTTCGCCGCGAGCCAGATCATGCCAATGCGGCCCATCGAGAGCGTTCCGCGTGCGGGTCCGGCGTCGTCGTTATTGGCCTGCAGGTAGGTTTCGAGGCGGCGGTAGATGTTCACGCGCTTGCCTCCCCGGTGTATGCCGAGAGGTGCTCGTGCACGGCGATGAGGCCATCGCCGTCGACACGAAACACGATGGTCTCTTGCTCGGTGTAGCTCTCTTCGGCCCCGTCAACGAAGACGGTCGTATCGACGACGTGCGAGAAAACCGCGCCACCGGGGTATGCCGTGACAAGGGGCTTGCTCGAGGCGCAGCTCACGACGCGCCAGCCACCCTCGATCCAGCTCGCCCACAACGCCTCGTAGTCGGCGCGGGTGTCGAGCCTCGCGGGCTCGGGGTGAAAGATGAATGAGGTCTCGGGGGCAAACGCGGCAAAGTAGCGCTCGGTGTCGGTCGCCTCGAAAGCGGCAACGATATCGGCCGACGCGCGAAGCACCTCGGCCTCGGTCGGGGTGCGGAAGGGCTGGTCTGTCATGGTGTCTCCGTTGACTGTGGAGGGTGGGCGAAACATGGGTGTGGGCGCGCCATGCTGCGGCGCGCCCACGGGAAGGGATGTTAGGCGTCGCGCTCGGCTGCCGTGCGGCGGGCCATCGCGGTGACGAGCTCGTACACGACGTGGCTCGCGGCGACGGCGGTCACCTGAGCGTGGTCGTATGCGGGGGCTACCTCGACGACGTCGGCGCCAACGATGTTGAGGTCGGCGATGCCGCGCAGGGCACGCAGCAGCTCGCGGCTCGTGAGGCCACCGGCCTCTGGTGTTCCCGTTCCGGGAGCGTGCGAGGGGTCGAGCACGTCGATATCGATCGAGATGTAGAGGGGCTTGTCGCCGATGCGGGCGCGCATGCGGTCGATCGCCGCCTGAATGCCGTTTTCTTCGACGTACTCGCTCGTGATGACGCTGAAGCCGAGCATCGTGTCGTCTTCGAGGTCTTTCTTGCTGTAGAGCGGGCCGCGAATGCCGAAGTGCATGCTCGACTCCATGTCGATGAGGCCCTCTTCTGACGCGCGGCGAAACGGGGTGCCGTGCGTCGTGGGAGCCCCAAAGTAGGTATCCCACGTGTCGAGGTGGGCGTCGAAGTGCAGCACGACGACGGGGCCGTGCTGCTTGTGAGCCGAGCGCAGGAGCGGCAGCGCAATCGTATGGTCGCCACCGATCGTGACGATCTTCTCGACGCTCTCGTGCAGCTCATTCGCCGCCTCTTCGATCTGCATGACGGCCTCATCGAGGTTGAAGGGGTTCGCGACGATGTCACCCGCGTCGGCGACCTGCACGAGTTCGAACGGCGACGCGTCCTGAGCCGGGTTATAGGGGCGGATCAGCCGCGAGATCTCACGCACGTGAGCGGGGCCGAAGCGTGCGCCGGGGCGAAAGCTCACACCGGTGTCGAAGGGCACGCCAACGATCGCGATATCGGTCTTCTCAACCTCGTCAATGCGCGGCAGCTTTGCGTACGTTGCGAAGCCTGCGTAGCGCGGGGTCTTGCTCGCGTCGACGGGGCCGACATGCTGTTCTGGAACCACGGTGTCACCTTTCGTGAGAGTTCTCAATACGAAACTTTTGTTACCTAACAGTAAACACCATCGATGCCACGCTCGCAACGTGAGCCCGGAAGGAAGCCCCGTAGAATAAGGGGAGACCCAGGAGGAAGCATGCGATCGATCCACGCCCACGCGAGCGGCACCGAGCTTCGCATCGGCGCAAAATTGCGCTCGGCACGCAATGCCCAGCACATGACGATCGAGCAGCTCGCGACCGCGACCGGGCTCTCGAAGAGCTTCATCAGCCGCGTCGAAAACGACTCAACCTCACCCTCGATCACAACGCTCGTGCAGCTGTGCCAGGTGCTCTCGGTGCCCGTCGGCGAGCTCTTCACCGAGACCAAGACGACGCTCGTGAAGCTCGACACCGCGCCCCTCATTAACCTCGGTGGGCAAAATGTCGTCGAACGCCTCATCTCGGGCCGCGAGGAAAACCGGGCACAGATGATCCGCTCAACCGCCGAGCCCCACGCCCACGGCGGTGAGCGGCTCTACACGATCTCAAGCGAGCTCGAAATGATGCACGTGGTCACGGGCCGGGTCACCGTCACCTTCGCCTCACACGAGGTCGAGATGCAGGCGGGCGACACCCTCTCGTTCAACGGCCGCGAGCCCCACACCTGGCGGGCACACGAAGAGGGTGCAGAGCTCGTCTGGACCCTCATTCCAGCGGCGTGGAGCGGATCAGCCTAGCGGTTGTCGATACCCACCACACGAATCGAAGTTTGTCGTAGGCCCTTGTTATGATCGGCTCAGCTATAGCCCCGACAGAGAGGTCATCGCATGAGCGCCTACCCACACCTCAGTTCGCCGGTTACGATCGGCAATATCACCCTGCCCAACCGTACGGTCATGGGGTCGATGCACCTGGGTCTTGAAGAACACCCGCAGGGGTTCGAGCGCATGGCGGCGTTCTATGCCGAGCGCGTGCGCGGCGGCACTTCGCTCATCGTTACGGGCGGCATCGGGCCCAACGCCGCGGGTGCGCTGACGCAGGGCGGCGCCACCATGACCTCCGAGCAAGACGTCGAGAAGCACCGGCTCGTGACCGACGCGGTGCACGAGGCCGGCGGCCACATCATCATGCAGCTCTTGCATGGCGGCCGCTATTCGACCCACCCCGACCTCGTTGCCCCCTCGGCACTGCAGGCGCCCATCAACCGCTTCTCGCCACGCGCCATGACGGCCGAAGAGATCGAGAGCACCATCGTCGAGTTCGGCGAGGCGGCGAAGCTTGCACTCGAGGCCGGCTACGACGGTGTCGAGGTCATGGGCTCAGAGGGCTACCTCATCAACGAGTTCTGCTCGCCCGCAACCAACCAGCGAGATGACGAGTGGGGCGGCACCTCTGAGAAGCGGCGCGCCTTCGCTCTCGCCGTCACCGAACAGGTGCGCTCGGCCCTCGGCCCAGACGCGCTGCTCTCGTACCGCATCTCGGTTGCCGACCTCGTGCCGCACGGCATGAGCGTTGGCGAGACGCTCGAACTCGCCCAGCAACTCGAGCCGCTCGGCGTCGACATGTTCGTCACCGGCATCGGCTGGCACGAGGCACGCGTTCCAACGATCGCCACGAGCGTTCCGCGCGCAGCCTTCATTGACTTCACCGAGGCGCTGCACTCGGTCGCCACGATTCCCGTCGTCGCGACGAACCGCATCAACACCCCAGAGGTAGCCGAAGAGATTCTCAGCGCCGGCCGCGCCGATCTCGTCGCGCTCGCGAGGCCCCTGCTCGCCGACCCCGAGTTCGCCGGCAAGGCAACCCGCGGCGAGGGCGACCGCATCAACACCTGCATCGCCTGCAACCAGGCCTGCCTCGACCATATTTTTGCCGGCAAGGTCGCCTCGTGCCTCGTGAACCCCCGAGCGGGTCGCGAAACCGAGCTGGTGCTCTTGCCCACCCGAACGAAGCGCAGCGTCGCCGTCGTTGGCGGCGGTGTCGCGGGCATGGCCGCGGCCACCTCGGCCGCATCACGAGGCTTCGCCGTGACGCTCTTCGAGGCACGCGACTCGGTTGGCGGCCAGTTCGACATGGCCATGCGCATTCCCGGCAAAGAAGAATTCACCGAAACCATTCGCTACTTTCTCGGCGAGCTCGACCGCCACGGCGTTACCGTGAAGCTCGGCGCGCAAGCGACCGCGAGCGACCTTGAGGGCTTCGATGAGGTCATCATCGCGACCGGCGTTTCACCGCGCATTCCCGCGCTGCCTGGCGTCGACCTGCCCCACGTGGCCTCGTACGCCCAGGTGCTGCGCGGCGAGCACACAGCCGGCGAACGCGTCGTCATTCTCGGCGCGGGCGGCATCGGCTTCGACACCGCAGAGTTTCTCACCCAGAAGGGGCCCTCGCACGCCCTCAATGCGGCAGCCTTTCGCGAGAGCTGGGGCATCACCGAAGACCCAACCGTTCCAGGCGCGGTCGGCAAGCCGCAGGCCGTCGAGAGCGCCCGCGCCGTGACGATATTGCAGCGCAAAGCGACCAAGGCGGGGGCCGGCCTCGGCCTCACCACGGGCTGGATTCACCGAGCCGAAGTGCAACGCCGCGGCGTGCGCACCATGGTCGGCGTTCAATACGACGAGATCGTCGCCGAGGGCATTCGCGTCACGATCGAGGGCGAGCAGCAGCTCATCGAGGCCGACACCGTCGTGCTGTGCACCGGCCAAGAGTCGGTCATCACCCTCGCCAACGAACTCGACGCGCTCGGCCGCAGCTACCACCTCATCGGCGGCGCAAAGCTCGCCGGCGAGCTCGACGCCAAGCGAGCCATTCGTGAGGGCACCGAGGTCGCTGCCGCGCTGTAAGAACGCGCGCTACGGGCGCGTGATCTTCTCGTCGCGGGCGGCCTGCTTCTGCAGCATCTCGTTGTAGGCGAGGAGCTCGGCCTCGCCCGAGCGGTCGGCGGCGCGGTCCTTGCGCTTCTGTACGCGGTCATCGTCACGCATCCACAGAATTGCGACGGCAACGGCAAGCGCGAGGGTCGGCAACTCACCGATGCCCCAGGCGATCGATCCGCCCTGTGATTGGTCTTCAAGCGGCGGCAGGCCCCACGTTCGACCCATCGCACCGAACCACTCGGGCAGCATCATCGTGTTCATCGACATGATCGTCACGCCGAAGAAGGCGTGCGAGGCCATCGTCGCAAAGAGAATCACGAGCCGAATCGGGTAGCTCGAGCGATACGGCACGGGGTCGATGCCGACCATCGCGAGCGCGAAGAGGTAACCCGAAATCAAGAAGTGAATGATCATCCACTGGTGGCCGAGGTGCTCGCGCATCGCCCAGCCAAGAATCGGCGAGAAGTAGAACACCCAGAGCGAACCGGCAAAGATGACGGCCGCGACAACGGGGTTCGTGATGAACTTCGACCACGGCGTGTGAATGGCCCACATGACCCACTCGCGCGCACCCCACGAGCCGTCGTGGCGCTTCGGAACCGCACGCAGAAGCAGCGTCACGGGGCCAGCGAGCACGAGCAGCAGCGGAATGAGCATCGTGAGCATCATGTGCCCGAGCATGTGCACGCTAAAGAGGTAACGCTCGTAGAGGTTCAGCGCGCCGTTCGTGGTGTAAAAGAGCACCGCGAGGCCGAGCAGCCACGAGATCGTGCGGCCCACGGGCCACTTGTCGCCGCGCTTGCGCAGCACCCACACGCCCGCGAGGTACAGCACCGCACCGAAGACCGGAACCAGGGTCCAGAGCAGGTCAAACTTCCAGCCGGTGATGTACCCCATCGGCGTGAGCTCGGGAGGCAGCGGATCGCCCGTGAGCCACTCGGCAGGCCCAATCGCGCCGCCCGACTCTGAGGCCGCCTCGATGGGAACCGGCGTCTGCGTGCGCCCGAGCGCCGCGGCGAGACCCGACGCGATGCCCATGACGGCGAGCTCAACGACAACGACCTGACCGAAGGCGCGCCTGCCGCGATCGCTCGCGCCAATCTTGGGAATCATGATGAGACGGTGCACCGCGCCGAAAATACCGAGGGCAACGATGGCGCCCGTCTTCAGCATGACCACCATGCCATAGCCGGTGCCAAACAGGTCTTCCATGGTGCCGATGCGCAACATTGCGCTCACGATGCCCGAGAGGGCCACCGCGACAAAGGCGAAGAGGGCGAGGAACGAGTAGCGCTCGGTGATGACCTGAATGCGCTGCCGGTCGACCACCCGCGAGACGACGATGAGGGCGACCAGGCCGCCGATCCACACCGCGGCTCCGAGCATGTGAATGAAGAGTGTGTTGACCGCCTGCGCGTGACCAGCGGCGCCCTGCGCGTGGCCCTGCTGCGCGAGCGGGAAGAGCGTCAGCACCGAGACAACGAAAGCTGCGAGTACCCAGCGGCGGTCTTGAACGGCAAAGCACATCACCGTCGAAATGGCCCCGAGCAGCATCATGAGCACCCAGAGCTTACCGAGGTCAATCTCAGTCGCGAACTGGGCGAGACTTGCACCAAAGCTCTCGTCGAACGAGAAGTCCTGGCCCGTCATGTCGAGGTACATGAACACGAAGGCCGCGGTCGATGCGGCCGTCAGCGTTGCCGCGGCTCCCGCCGCGAGATCGAGCACGGCGCGCAGTTCGGCGCCCTCGCCCTTGAGCGCCCACACGGCGAGCAGCAGCGAGCCAATGAGCACGCCACCCGAGAGGTTCACGAGCATGCGCGCGAGCGGTACCGCGTACCGAACCACGTCGCCCGGATCGAGCATTGGGCGTGGAGCGCCCGCGCCACCCACCTGCATTCCGACGAAGCAGGCGATGACGCTCACGATGATGAGGGTAGCTGGGGCAAATACCCGAAGACTTCTTGGCACCCTTCCAGACTACTGCCAGGCTGCTTGAAACGCTCTGGGGGCGGCACAGCTCAAGAAGCACGAAAGCCCCCAGAACATTCTGAAATGTTCTCCGGCACGTGCGGCTTCGAGGCCGCGGGCGGAGCCCACTTCAGAATATTCCAGGGGCGCTTCGTGAAAGGAAGCGGTGTTACTTGACCGAAGCCTTGAGCTTCGAGCCAACCGATACCTTGACGCGCTTGCCAGCAGGAATCTGGATGCTCTCGCCGGTACGGGGGTTGTGGCCGGTGCGTGCAGCGGTTGCTACAGCCTCGAATGAGAGCCAGCCGGGGATCGAAACCTTGCCGCCATCAGCGACGGTCTCTGAGATAGCAGCGAAGACGCCGTCGAGCACGCTCGAAACGGTAGCCTGGCTCTGGCCGGTCTCGGCAGCAACCTTAGCGACAAGCTCAGTCTTGTTCAGTGACATTTTCTGTCCTTCCAAGGGCCCGACATTTCTGCCTTCTTGGGCCCTAACGTTTCTTCTTGGTTTCCCTCGCACATGACGAGGCTGATCAAGTGATCGCTACGAATCTACACCAGATTTCGCTGAAACATGCCACATTTCGCCAAAAATCTCGGCCTTTCGCAAAAACTGACGCCCTTCTGCGTCACATGCCTTCACACGCGCACCAGATCACCGAGAATCGCCCGAATTTTGGCCCTTTTCAGGCGATCCATGGCTATACTATGCCGCGGATCCCGGTGGTCACGACGCCCGCTCGGGCACCGGTCGCAGCCCGGCAACCGATTGCCGCGGCCCACCCCTCGTGACCCGCAAAGCACAAGAGGCGGAGCCCCGAAGGGATCCGCCTCTTGATTGAAGTCTCAGACTCGCTGTTACCAGCTCGACTTGGTGATGCCGGGAAGCTCACCACGGTGAGCCATCTCACGGAAGCGAACACGGCTGATGCCGTACTTCGTGAGCACGCCACGGGGGCGGCCGTCGATGACGTCACGTGAGCGAACGCGTACGGGTGACGCGTTGCGGGGGAGCTTCTGGAGCCCGCGACGAGCTGCCTCGCGGCTCTCGTCGGTTCCGTTGGGATCGATGAGCGCTTTCTTGAGCTCGATGCGCTTCTCAGCGTAGCGAGCAACAACTTCCTGGCGCTGCTTGTTCTTAGCGATCATGCTTTTCTTCGCCATGGATTAACGCTCCTCTCGGAATTCAACGTGCTTGCGGATGACCGGATCGTACTTCTTGAGCACGAGGCGGTCGGGGTTGTTGCGACGGTTCTTGCGGGTCACGTACGTGAACCCGGTGCCTGCCGTCGAACGCAGCTTGATGATCGGACGTACGTCTTTATCTTTAGCCATTAGAGCTTCACCCCACGCTTCTGCAGATCTGCAACCACAGCCTCGATACCGCGTGCGTCAACAACCTTGATACCCCGAGTCGACAGGGTAAGGGTTACCTTGCGGCCGAGTGAGGGCACGAAGTAAGACTTCTTCTGAATGTTCGGATCGAACCGACGCTTGGTGCGACGGTGCGAGTGCGAAATGCTGTGACCGAAGCCTGGAGTGGCTCCCGTCACCTGGCACACTGCTGCCATAATGATTCTCCTTGAATACCGTGAGACCGTTGCCGGCCTCACCCAAGATCTCTTGTCGGCGTATGAGGCGGTTGCCCCATACACGGCGTGTGCAGGTGGAAGCTACACAGCCAATCAACAAGACTACGGGAAAACACGCCCGGCCACAAGCGAAAACCTTGGCCTCGCGGCTAGCATGGCTGCATGACACACGAGCAGGGAACCCGCGCGCAAGCATCGGGGCTCGCGCTCGTCATTCTCAGCCAGCTCTCGATGCAGTTTGGGGCGGGCATCGCGACCTTCCTCTTTCCGCACGTGGGCGCCACCGGCACCGTCATGCTGCGCCTCTTCATGTCGACCGCCGTGCTGTTCGTGGTGCTGCGGCCCCGACTGCGCGGGCTCAGCCGCAAAGCGTTGCTCGCGGCGGCAGGCCTCGGCGTCGCCCTCGCTTCAATGAACACGCTCATCTACCTCGCCTTCGACCGCATTCCGCTCGGCGCGGCCGTGACCTTCGAGATGCTCGGCCCGCTCATGCTCGCGGTCGTGCTCTCGCGCAAGCTCTCGAGCTGGCTTCTCGCGCTCGTCGCGGGGGTAGGCGTGTGGCTCGTGAGCGGCGCATTCCCCTTTGGCCAGGGTGCAGAGGGGGCTGCGGGCCTCGATCCGCTCGGTGTCGCCCTCGCGTTGCTCGCGGGCGCAAGCTGGGCCGGGTACATCGTCTTCACCCGCGCCACCGTTTCGCTCTTTCGCGGGGCCGAGGGGCTCGCGGTCGCAATGCTCTTTGCCTCGGTGTGCATCGCCCCGTTCATGGTGACGGTCGACGACCTTTCCGCTTTTCTCAACCCAACCGTGCTGCTGCTCGGCCTCGTCGTCGCGCTCCTCTCTTCTGCCCTGCCCTACGGCATCGAACAGCTCGCGATTCGCCGGCTGCCCACCTCGCTCTTCGCGATGCTCATGAGCCTCTCGCCCGTCATGGCGACGCTCGCGGGGTTCGTCTTGCTCGGCCAGTCAATGAGCCTCGTCGAACTCGCCGGTATCACCTGCGTCGTCACCGCAACCGCAGTCGCACTGCGCGGCCAGGCCCGGTGACGCACCGCTTTCGCCGCGACGGGCGATACAGTAGAGCCTATGAGCGCGTTTGAGCTGCGCCACCCGATTCGGTACGTGGCGATTGGCGACAGTTTTACCGAGGGCATGGGCGACGAACGCCCCGACGGCACGCTACGCGGTTGGGCCGACCTCGTGGCCCAGGGGCTCGCCGACGCAACGGGAGAGACCGTGCTCTACGCCAACCTCGCGGTGCGGGGCCGCTTGCTCGACGCCATCATCGACGAACAGCTCGAACCGGCGCTCTCACTCGAGCCGACGCTGCTGAGCCTTAACGGCGGCGGCAACGACATGCTGCGGCCCGGAACGAACCTCGAGTCGATTCTTCAGCGCACGCGCGACGCCATGTCTCGCGTCGCAGCGGCTGGCGTGCAACCGCTGCTCCTCGCGGGACCGAACCCGACCGGCGGTATTCCGAGCGGCGGCACCGTCAAGGCCAAGGGCGACGCGCTCGTGGCCGCGGTCGGCGACATCACGAACGCTCTCGGAATCGCCTACACCGACAACTGGTCAGACCCCGAGCTGCCAGCACATCAGTACTGGTCACACGACCGACTGCACTTAGGCCCCGTGGGCCACACCCGGGTCGCGCACAACGTGCTCGGCACTCTCTCGCTTCCCGTGCCCGCCGATTGGGTCACGGCCGCCGCCGCAACACCAAAGCCGACCCTGCGCCAAAACCTTCGCTACGGTCGCGAACACGTTTTGCCGTGGATCGGCCGCCGGCTCACCGGCCGCTCAAGCGGCGACGGGCGCACGGGAAAGCACCTCGAGTGGATCGAAGTGCCTCCCCGCACCCGCTAGCCTGCGCGTTTAGCGTCGAGCGTGCGTGCCGTGCGGCGCCCGATCCACGAAACCGTGAGGTTAATCGTGAGGTACATGACGACCGCAACAACCCAGAAGGTAAACATGTAGCGGTTACCGAAGAACGTCTCGAGAAGCTTCGACTGTCTTGCCAGCTCATCGTAGGCGACGATGTACCCGAGCGAGGTGTCTTTCAGCAGGACCACGATCTGCGCGATAATAATCGGCAGCATCTGCTTGAAGGCCTGCGGAAACTCAATGAGAAAACGCGTCGCCGTCGGGGTGAGCCCGACCGAGAGGCCTGCCTCGCGCTGCCCCTTGTTGAGCGAGACAATACCGGCACGAAGCGCCTCGCCGATGATCGCTCCGTTATAAATCGCAAGCGCGACAACGACCGCGATGAACGAGGTCGTCGAGGCAACGAGCAGGATGAAGAGCATCATGAGCAGAACGGGCATGCCCCTGAAGAACTCGAGCACGATCGTGACGGGAATTCTGATCCACTTCGTGTCGGCCATGCGGCCAAAGACAAAGAGCACACCAATGATGAGGGCGCCGATCGTCGCGACAGCTGCCGCTCTGAGCGTATTCAGCGCGCCCTGACCGAGCACCTGCCACACGCGACCGTCGGCGAGCACATCCCACCTCGTGGGGTCAAACATGCCGGGGGTCTCAGCACCGTTGGCCGAGATACGCGGCTGATAGAGCTGCCAACCGACCCACGCGAGCAGGCCAACAATGAGCAGCACGCCAACGATCGAAATGAGGCGTGAGCGCTTCAGCGCTTTCGGTCCAGGAGCGTCGTAGAGAACTGTTGCCTGTGTCATCGCAGCACCTGTACCTTCTTTTCAATCGCCCCGGCGATCAGCCCGAGCGGAACGGTGATGAGCAGGTAGAACACGGCGACGCCCGCAAGAATCGCGAGCACCTCGTTGCCGTGACTGTTGGTGAGCTGCCTCGCAACGCCGAAGAGCTCGACCACGAAGAATCCACCGGCAACCGACGTGTTCTTCGTCAATGCGATGAACACGTTAATGAGCGGCGGAACAACCATGCGAAGCGCCTGCGGCAAAATCACGATCGTGAGGGTCTGCCCGAAGCTGAGACCGATCGACCGTGACGCCTCGGCCTGTCCAACGGGAACACCGTTGATACCGCTACGAAGCGCCTCGGCGACGAACGGCGAGGTGTAGATCGCGAGCGCGATCATCGCGAGCACCTCGTACGGCGGCCGGTTCGGGGCGATGAGCGGCAAGACGAACACGAAGAACATGAACATCAGCGTTAGCGGCACATTGCGAACGAGCTCCGTGTAGCCCGCCGCGAATACCCTCAGCGAGGGCACCGGCGAAATGCGCATCGCCGCAACGAGGAGACCGATGACCATGGCACCGGCACCCCCGACGAGCAGCAGTCGCAGGGTCATCAAGAACCCCGCGAGCACCGCGTCGATATTTTCGAAAAGCACACTCACTGTGTTTTTCCTTCCGTGCATCGGGGCGGAGGCCTAAGCCTCCGCCCCGTATGGTGCTGACCGTCTAGT from Leucobacter sp. UCMA 4100 includes:
- a CDS encoding amino acid ABC transporter permease, which translates into the protein MSVLFENIDAVLAGFLMTLRLLLVGGAGAMVIGLLVAAMRISPVPSLRVFAAGYTELVRNVPLTLMFMFFVFVLPLIAPNRPPYEVLAMIALAIYTSPFVAEALRSGINGVPVGQAEASRSIGLSFGQTLTIVILPQALRMVVPPLINVFIALTKNTSVAGGFFVVELFGVARQLTNSHGNEVLAILAGVAVFYLLITVPLGLIAGAIEKKVQVLR